A region of the Cannabis sativa cultivar Pink pepper isolate KNU-18-1 chromosome 3, ASM2916894v1, whole genome shotgun sequence genome:
agatagaaggattatactattccaactgatatattttagggggtatttttaactacacttataaattaaggggcatcatagtatagtgtcataagtacagggactaaaaaagctaattattcTATGTTAATATTGCTATTGGTTCAATTAAGTATTatgtctcatataatttaatataataacttttaaaaagtaTCGCTAAACAATCACAATAAAACATATCGAGAAAGTACTAAACaccaaaactatatatattcatatatataaaaatatatatataggtaagtAGGGGCAGTTCGGATTTAGAATAAGTGTGAAAAGCACGAGACAAGAGGAGAACAATAAATAAGAGAGATGAGATGAGATGAAAGtgttatgttatgttatgttatgATAAGGCTCTCATCATCGTCACGTCGTTTTTCATTCCCTACTCCCAATAACCTCCCAGAATTCCACGCTTCCctcccttttctctctctctcttcctttttctctctctactctctctctctcttcctttagAATTTAGCTAGTCaacctcatatatatatatatatatataagtgttTTTCGTTCCCATGTTTTTAAAAACCAACACTACTCATCTTTTTCACATATCTTTTCTCTCtttccaacaacaacaacaacaaccaactCTTTCTCCAAACCCCACCTTTCAAAAAtccacacatatacatatacacatagcTATATAAAAATGTGGATGATGGGTTAtaatgatcatcatcatcatggtGGAGGAGAGCTTAAAGATTCATTCAACATTACCACAGCTAGAAAACTTCGTCCTCTAATTCCAAGACCActtcatcaacaacaacaacaacaacaacaacaacaaccaacaAACcctaataacaatattaacaacAATTTCCAAACCACTCAACAATATCATCAACTCGGTACGTCTTTTCTGTTATATTCTCGAGTAATTTACAGTAtcgaaaaaaaatctaatttatagtaattatttttatgcagTGTCTAACACGAACACGAACACGAGTACTGATTACCATCATCATCAgaatatgatgatgatgatgagtaaGAAAGAGTTGAACATTGGTCAACAAGTTGTAGTGAGTTCGCGGTGGAACCCTACACCCGAACAACTACGAGCTCTCGAGGAGCTTTATAGGCGCGGGACTAGAACCCCGTCGGCCGAGCAAATTCAACACATTACGGCTCAACTTCGACGGTATGGGAAAATTGAAGGAAAAAATGTTTTCTATTGGTTTCAAAATCATAAAGCTAGAGAGAGACAGAAGAGACGCCGTCAAATTATGGAGTCATCTTCGTCTTCATCATTATCTCCTGATAATGATAATCAAAATCATCAGGAAGAAATGACATTATTaggtactaattattattttaattttttttattttattttaaaatttcataccaaaaaaaaaatatgggatttaatttgttgaaaatattgtaatcttatttttttttattattatttatacacAGAAGGaagtaacaataataataagacaAAGAACTGGGTACCCACTAGTACTAGTACTAATACTCTTTTAGAGGTAATTTTTTTATCTCGATCTCTCTCTTTATTATGATTAATATATTATGAAATGTTAATTATGAAACTGTTTGGGGTTAGTTATAGTTAAAAGTGtgtttatgtatgtatatatatatatgtatgtatgtatagttTGTGTGTTGGGAAATGAAAAGGGAAAGTGTAAAAGCTGCAGTCCATCCTTTCTGTCGGGGCTGCTGTTATGAAACTTAGCTGATTAGGGTCGTTTTGGGTGTTGTGCTATACACATTTCATGTCGTTTAGGCCAATCATTCATGCACCAAcaaccaatatatatatatatatatatattcaactatatatatatataggccaTGCACCAGTACTACTCTTTTTTACCCAAAGGACAATTTTAACCCTTTTCTCTTTCATTTGATAAGTTCACACCATACATACCATAAAAGTTGTCCTTATTTGGAATCTTAAAATGTCTAATAcactttattattttaccatCTATGTAATCaattgtttttaattaatgttactttgtttgattttaaataatattataattaatgaatGCATATTGATATGTGTCGCGTTATTTAGATGCTTACATAtagaattttttatattgttaatttaatttaaaatccaaaaataaattatactaGTGATACCTTGTAATATTGCCAAAAGACCATTAATTTTGAATATCACTAGTAATATTGTTGTTACCTTGTTCCAGGTCTAgttgttattttaattaaaaaaaaataatatattcactacaaaaagaaaatatttttagtgataatttatattttttttttgtgattaagatgacttttagtgatttttgtgactaatacttttaattataaattttttaaccaCAATATaagaattattatttataattagttacaatatttttactaaaaatcacaagttttattgtgaattaaaagtaaaattttttgtattaattGTTAACCATTCacgtattttaaattaaaaatatttaatatattatagaataaaagaaaaaagaaagttaTGGATTGCCCTCTATTTTTTAagtactttttttatttatatatatatatatttttgcatGTCTAtagtaagaataacaaaaaacatTACAAATAAACAGGAATGTAATGTTTCAATAGAAAGGTCAGGAAAAGCAACAGGAGAATCTGATCAATggactcatcatcatcatgatcatcatcatcatcaattcAACCAAGGAGAattacaacaacaacaacaacaacagcatAGAAGAAACTTTATTACAGAAAGGAATGCCACGTGGCAGACAATGCAGTTGTCTtgtcttcctcttcttcccacTACTTGCCACGTCATCACCACCACCAACaacaaccctaaccctaaccctaaccctaatATTACCACTACTGCAGCCACCTCATTGTTACTTACTACAACATCAACAATGGGACAAAGACAAAGTCtccttaattataattataataataagaacAATAATATTGATATTTTCAAAACGACACCGTATAGAGATGAAAATTATCATGAGGAAGAAGAGGATGAGGATCATGAGGATGAGGAGGAGTCTCAAACCCTAGAGCTGTTTCCACTTAGAAGTGGCAATTATTACAACACTGAGAAAGAGAATGATGTTTCGGCCAATGGTATCGCGACAAGTGTCACTACTACTAATACCACTACTTGCCAGTTCATTGAGTTTCTTCCATTAAAGCAATGATATATTAATGATTATGACACtacaagtgtagtagtagtagttagctagttatatatagtgtatttatatatatcaccaCAAACAAAAAACACTTATGTGTATGTATTTTGTTGGGAAATCATGAagactttttttatttatttttattctttttaacaaattttaatatatatatatatatatatatcataaatataagaTGAAATCatctattaataaaattatagttacaaaaaaataagatctcataaataaaaatcaaagctaaacaatcaaaaaaattaaaaaatatatatatatattaattaagagataACCAatgagtatttttattttattaggacattattaattaattaacttttttttttttgtgaaaggatgaagaaaaatggatttttttatcaaattttgtaaaaagagaaaaaaaaacatacgaAAATAAAACACAATTCGTTATGTACTGTGATTTTTttgatcaacttaattattaatctaacGGTTGTAATAAGCTAAAGGACACATTCTgtatctgtatatatatatatagctatggtaataatataaatgaaaacGATGGATATAGCTAGGGTTTTGCCTAAAAATGCATTTTGGACCAAGCTTTtggttaatatatatattaatgtattAATTCTTTAGGGCATATTACAaggtatatatgtatacatatatatatgcctTATTTAAGTAATAATCCCAAATATTAATAACTATACTTTGGTTGGTGTGTTATTTTAAAGAGATAGATattcaaaaatggaatatgaGATGTGAGTGTTTGATGTTGATATAAGGAATCTGGACAATGCTGggaatttataataattaatatatatttatgttgaaagaTGTTGTTGATGTTGAAGTGACTAACAATTTTGTTTAGAGAGATATTTTGTtgtttagttatatatatatatatttatatataaatttatatatgtatatatatatatgacatgTGATAAGGCCACAGTCCATTCAATTAACCCTTGGGAGACAGTGTGTACTGTTGGTGTTGGAGAtgagaattttaattattaattaataa
Encoded here:
- the LOC133036332 gene encoding WUSCHEL-related homeobox 1 produces the protein MWMMGYNDHHHHGGGELKDSFNITTARKLRPLIPRPLHQQQQQQQQQQPTNPNNNINNNFQTTQQYHQLVSNTNTNTSTDYHHHQNMMMMMSKKELNIGQQVVVSSRWNPTPEQLRALEELYRRGTRTPSAEQIQHITAQLRRYGKIEGKNVFYWFQNHKARERQKRRRQIMESSSSSSLSPDNDNQNHQEEMTLLEGSNNNNKTKNWVPTSTSTNTLLEECNVSIERSGKATGESDQWTHHHHDHHHHQFNQGELQQQQQQQHRRNFITERNATWQTMQLSCLPLLPTTCHVITTTNNNPNPNPNPNITTTAATSLLLTTTSTMGQRQSLLNYNYNNKNNNIDIFKTTPYRDENYHEEEEDEDHEDEEESQTLELFPLRSGNYYNTEKENDVSANGIATSVTTTNTTTCQFIEFLPLKQ